One genomic region from Parerythrobacter aestuarii encodes:
- the coaE gene encoding dephospho-CoA kinase (Dephospho-CoA kinase (CoaE) performs the final step in coenzyme A biosynthesis.), whose protein sequence is MNKPRIIGLTGSIGMGKSTVAAMFEAAGVPVFDADAEVRGMQGPEGELIDAIEAAFPGSTGSEGVKREALGAQVFADKAALARLEALIHPAVGKKRKAFLFEHADKPMVVFDIPLLFEKGGLEAVDTVVVVSAPADAQRERVLARPGMTEQKFEHILSLQVPDAEKRARADYVIDTGRSLAETGEEVAALIARLEQGQ, encoded by the coding sequence ATGAACAAACCTCGCATCATCGGGCTTACCGGTTCCATCGGCATGGGCAAATCTACCGTGGCCGCGATGTTCGAAGCCGCCGGCGTACCGGTGTTCGATGCCGATGCCGAGGTCCGCGGCATGCAGGGGCCGGAGGGCGAGTTGATCGACGCTATCGAAGCCGCCTTTCCCGGCTCGACCGGGTCCGAAGGGGTCAAGCGCGAAGCATTGGGGGCGCAGGTGTTCGCCGACAAGGCAGCGCTTGCCCGGCTCGAAGCGCTCATTCATCCGGCGGTAGGCAAGAAGCGCAAGGCTTTCCTTTTCGAACATGCGGACAAGCCGATGGTGGTGTTCGACATCCCGCTGCTGTTCGAGAAGGGCGGGCTCGAAGCAGTCGATACAGTGGTGGTCGTTTCTGCCCCGGCCGATGCCCAGCGCGAACGGGTATTGGCTCGCCCAGGCATGACAGAGCAGAAGTTCGAGCACATCCTCTCATTGCAGGTTCCCGATGCGGAAAAGCGCGCCCGGGCGGACTATGTGATCGATACTGGCAGGTCACTGGCGGAGACGGGCGAAGAGGTTGCAGCGCTCATCGCGCGACTTGAACAGGGACAATGA
- the dnaQ gene encoding DNA polymerase III subunit epsilon — protein sequence MREIVFDTETTGLDPKTGDRMVEIGCVELFNRMPTGETFHAYYNPERDMPSAAEEVHGLSSAFLSEKPIFADGAQALLEFLGDAPLVAHNAGFDFGFLNNELALVGREPIDMGRMVDTVAIARKKHPGAKVSLDALCSRYGVDRSHRVKHGALLDAELLAQVYLELLGGRQIGLTLDAEAKRTAAADTTPNMEKIERIFRAPRPHAASAEELARHKAFMEGIESPLWNN from the coding sequence ATGCGTGAAATTGTGTTCGATACGGAAACCACCGGCCTCGATCCCAAGACGGGTGACCGGATGGTCGAAATCGGCTGCGTGGAACTGTTTAACCGGATGCCGACCGGTGAGACCTTCCACGCCTATTACAACCCCGAACGCGATATGCCCTCGGCAGCCGAAGAGGTGCATGGCCTGTCCTCTGCCTTCCTGTCTGAGAAGCCGATCTTTGCCGATGGTGCCCAGGCACTCCTGGAGTTCCTCGGCGATGCCCCGCTGGTGGCGCATAATGCGGGCTTCGACTTCGGCTTCCTCAACAACGAGCTGGCACTCGTGGGCCGCGAGCCGATCGACATGGGCCGCATGGTCGATACAGTCGCGATTGCTCGCAAGAAGCATCCCGGTGCCAAGGTTTCGCTTGATGCGCTTTGCAGCCGTTATGGTGTGGATCGCAGCCACCGCGTCAAGCATGGTGCGTTGCTCGATGCAGAATTGCTGGCGCAGGTCTATCTTGAGTTGCTTGGTGGTCGCCAGATCGGCCTGACGCTCGATGCCGAAGCGAAGCGGACAGCGGCTGCGGACACCACACCGAACATGGAAAAGATCGAGCGGATTTTCCGTGCACCTCGTCCGCATGCGGCGAGTGCGGAGGAACTCGCCCGGCACAAGGCTTTTATGGAAGGGATCGAATCCCCACTTTGGAATAACTAG
- the hpf gene encoding ribosome hibernation-promoting factor, HPF/YfiA family, translating to MDIRVSGHQMDTGTALQDHASDRLNAIVEKYFNRALSSHVTFGKAPAGAFACDIVTHVMQGLVLKAHGEAHDAHLALDAAAEKIDKQLRRYKRRLQDRHAQTAHALKEEEAAYRIFAAPEPDEPEEVAGGDAPLVVAETKVDIPEASVADAVMMLDLRDTNAMFFKNAGTGRHNMVYRRRDGSIGWVEPH from the coding sequence ATGGATATTCGCGTTTCGGGCCACCAGATGGACACAGGTACTGCTCTCCAGGATCACGCTTCCGACCGCCTCAACGCCATCGTCGAGAAATATTTCAACCGAGCGCTTTCATCGCATGTGACTTTTGGCAAGGCTCCCGCCGGTGCCTTTGCCTGTGACATCGTGACTCACGTGATGCAGGGTCTGGTGCTCAAGGCGCACGGCGAAGCGCACGATGCGCATCTGGCGTTGGATGCTGCGGCAGAGAAGATCGACAAGCAGTTGCGCCGCTACAAGCGTCGGCTCCAGGATCGCCATGCGCAGACCGCGCACGCGCTCAAGGAAGAGGAAGCAGCTTACAGGATCTTTGCTGCCCCGGAACCCGACGAGCCCGAGGAAGTCGCTGGTGGCGATGCCCCGCTGGTGGTGGCAGAAACCAAAGTCGACATTCCGGAAGCCTCTGTGGCAGATGCCGTCATGATGCTCGACTTGCGCGACACCAACGCGATGTTTTTCAAAAATGCTGGCACCGGACGGCATAATATGGTCTATCGCCGCCGCGATGGTTCGATCGGCTGGGTCGAGCCGCACTGA
- a CDS encoding PTS sugar transporter subunit IIA gives MDALFLFPPEAVASVAAGSKADILALLADHLATTYGLNRDVVLEGLEEREKLGSTGFGRGVALPHARIEGLSRPVTALLRLDTPCDFDAADGMPVDLVFGLLSPVNAGATHLHALAAISRLVRDDDTHQRLAEAPDSEALYALITNAVDRDAA, from the coding sequence ATGGACGCATTGTTTTTGTTTCCCCCGGAAGCCGTGGCGAGTGTCGCGGCTGGCAGCAAGGCTGATATTCTCGCCTTGCTGGCGGATCATCTTGCCACGACATATGGGCTCAACCGAGACGTGGTTCTGGAGGGGCTGGAAGAGCGCGAGAAGCTGGGCAGTACCGGTTTTGGCCGCGGAGTCGCCTTGCCGCATGCGCGGATTGAAGGATTGAGCAGGCCAGTTACGGCCTTGCTGCGGCTCGATACGCCGTGCGATTTCGACGCGGCCGACGGAATGCCGGTCGATCTTGTGTTTGGCCTGCTCTCACCCGTCAATGCCGGAGCAACGCATTTGCATGCGCTGGCCGCAATCTCGCGGCTTGTTCGCGATGATGACACGCATCAACGGTTGGCAGAGGCGCCCGATAGTGAAGCGCTGTATGCCCTGATCACCAATGCGGTGGATCGTGACGCAGCCTGA
- a CDS encoding PaaI family thioesterase yields the protein MRWIVTQPDDGSGAALHYRALERLYASAPINQLFKSQLAIEERGRSRIEFEVSEQSYHAAGAAHGTIYFKMLDDAAFYAANTLVTDRFLLTTSFNLHFTKPVRTGKVIAEGRWVSGKRRVFVAESRLVDDEGEEIGRGTGTFMRSHIALSGLPGYSPNAP from the coding sequence ATGCGGTGGATCGTGACGCAGCCTGATGATGGCAGTGGGGCGGCGCTCCACTACCGGGCGCTTGAGCGCCTCTACGCCTCCGCACCGATCAACCAGCTATTCAAATCTCAGCTTGCGATCGAAGAGCGGGGACGCTCACGGATAGAGTTCGAGGTGTCCGAACAGTCTTACCATGCCGCCGGTGCGGCGCATGGCACGATCTATTTCAAGATGCTCGATGATGCGGCTTTCTATGCCGCCAATACGCTGGTGACCGACCGTTTCCTGCTGACAACCTCTTTCAACCTCCATTTCACCAAGCCGGTTCGCACCGGCAAGGTGATAGCAGAAGGTCGCTGGGTCAGTGGCAAGCGGCGTGTCTTCGTAGCCGAATCGCGCCTTGTGGACGATGAAGGCGAGGAGATCGGTCGAGGCACCGGCACTTTCATGCGGTCGCACATCGCGCTGTCGGGCTTGCCCGGCTATTCCCCCAACGCACCATGA
- a CDS encoding DUF1491 family protein: MSGDSRLPAHLEISALIRLVETTGGFATVLAKGERDAGTILLVTQENGRNAQLYERMPQLDGGRAWTLVRKQDTEKPNDFSDYLDRRRKQDSDVWILEADIADGAQFVESLPR; the protein is encoded by the coding sequence ATGAGCGGCGATTCACGTCTCCCTGCTCACCTCGAGATCTCTGCGCTGATTCGACTTGTCGAAACCACGGGCGGATTTGCGACTGTGCTTGCCAAAGGCGAGCGGGATGCCGGTACAATCTTGCTGGTTACACAAGAAAATGGCCGGAACGCGCAACTTTATGAAAGGATGCCACAGCTCGATGGAGGCCGCGCATGGACGCTTGTGCGCAAACAAGATACTGAAAAACCGAATGATTTTAGCGATTATCTCGATCGGCGACGAAAACAGGACAGCGATGTCTGGATTTTGGAGGCAGATATCGCGGATGGCGCACAGTTCGTCGAAAGTCTGCCGCGTTAA
- a CDS encoding cell wall hydrolase, whose protein sequence is MSRKTHLVGVAAIVAGAVMIVGTSEVSGANAQQADVAPTTDAPLVDETVPVFVSEEVVQPIPESGTEPSVQTEAPVDAASLHDLLARMDTPGELSRQMECLAGAIYFESRGEPVNGQLAVAQVIINRAESDVFPSDYCGVVYQKSQFSFVKGGRMPRIARSSASWQNAKKIARIAHEGLWESEAQDSLYFHAKYVKPKWSYRKQTRATIKTHIFYR, encoded by the coding sequence ATGAGTCGTAAGACCCACCTTGTGGGCGTTGCCGCGATTGTCGCGGGCGCCGTCATGATCGTTGGCACTTCCGAAGTTTCGGGCGCCAATGCGCAACAGGCAGACGTGGCCCCCACCACTGATGCTCCCCTGGTCGATGAGACCGTTCCGGTGTTCGTTTCGGAAGAAGTGGTCCAACCCATTCCGGAATCCGGCACCGAACCGAGCGTGCAGACCGAAGCTCCAGTCGATGCGGCCTCGCTGCACGACCTGCTGGCGCGGATGGATACTCCCGGTGAGCTTTCGCGGCAGATGGAATGCCTGGCCGGAGCGATCTATTTCGAATCGCGCGGCGAGCCGGTCAACGGCCAGTTGGCTGTGGCACAGGTGATCATCAACCGCGCGGAATCGGATGTCTTCCCGTCGGACTATTGCGGCGTCGTCTACCAGAAATCGCAGTTCTCCTTCGTCAAGGGTGGCCGGATGCCGCGGATCGCGCGCAGCTCGGCATCGTGGCAAAATGCCAAGAAGATTGCCCGCATTGCCCATGAAGGGCTTTGGGAAAGTGAAGCTCAGGATTCGCTCTACTTCCACGCGAAGTACGTGAAGCCGAAGTGGAGCTATCGCAAGCAGACCCGTGCGACGATCAAGACGCACATCTTCTACCGCTAG
- the xth gene encoding exodeoxyribonuclease III, translating to MRIATFNINGIKARLPRLIEWLEETRPTVACLQEIKSQDDGFPAEEFEKIGYHAIWHGQKAFNGVAILADGVKPEEKQRGLGIDGPKEGEGEQARYLEADVNGVRIACLYLPNGNPHPGPKFDYKLAWMEKLRARMAELWASEQPTIVTGDFNVIPEDKDVWSPKAMQDDALMQPESRDAYHRLLADGWTDAVNTLNPRGGVWTYWDYQRGAWQRDHGFRIDHCLLSPELADRLVATGVDKEYRGREKASDHTPVWVEIASD from the coding sequence ATGCGGATCGCCACATTCAACATCAACGGCATCAAGGCGCGGCTGCCGCGTCTCATCGAATGGCTCGAGGAAACCCGGCCCACCGTCGCCTGCCTGCAGGAAATCAAGAGTCAGGACGATGGCTTCCCCGCTGAGGAATTCGAAAAGATCGGCTATCATGCGATCTGGCACGGCCAGAAGGCCTTCAATGGCGTCGCGATCCTCGCTGACGGTGTGAAGCCGGAGGAGAAGCAGCGCGGCCTGGGGATCGATGGCCCAAAGGAGGGCGAAGGCGAACAGGCCCGCTATCTCGAAGCCGACGTCAACGGCGTGCGTATCGCCTGCCTCTATTTGCCCAACGGCAACCCGCACCCGGGGCCCAAGTTCGACTACAAGCTGGCCTGGATGGAAAAACTGCGCGCACGCATGGCCGAGCTGTGGGCGAGCGAACAACCGACCATCGTTACCGGCGACTTCAATGTCATCCCGGAAGACAAGGATGTGTGGTCGCCCAAGGCCATGCAGGACGATGCGCTGATGCAGCCCGAATCGCGCGATGCCTATCACCGGCTGCTGGCCGATGGCTGGACCGATGCGGTGAACACGCTCAATCCGCGCGGGGGCGTCTGGACCTATTGGGACTACCAGCGCGGCGCGTGGCAGCGCGATCATGGGTTCCGGATCGACCATTGCCTGCTGTCGCCCGAACTGGCCGACCGGCTCGTCGCCACCGGTGTCGACAAGGAATATCGCGGGCGTGAGAAAGCCAGCGACCACACCCCGGTGTGGGTGGAGATCGCTTCAGATTGA
- a CDS encoding HesB/IscA family protein yields the protein MTTTPALTEAAAKRVRWIADKQGKPAILRLAVEGGGCSGFQYKFELADAADRDDAQSETGGVKLVVDPISLDLVAGSIVDFVESLGGAAFRVENPQAAAGCGCGSSFGI from the coding sequence ATGACAACGACTCCCGCCCTGACGGAAGCCGCCGCCAAGCGCGTGCGCTGGATCGCCGACAAGCAAGGCAAGCCTGCGATCCTGCGCCTCGCTGTCGAGGGCGGGGGGTGCTCGGGTTTCCAGTACAAGTTCGAACTGGCCGACGCTGCCGACCGCGACGATGCACAAAGCGAGACCGGAGGAGTCAAGCTGGTGGTCGATCCGATCAGCCTCGATCTGGTGGCAGGCTCGATCGTCGATTTCGTTGAATCGCTAGGCGGCGCGGCGTTCCGGGTCGAAAACCCGCAAGCTGCCGCAGGTTGCGGTTGCGGTTCGAGCTTCGGCATCTAA
- a CDS encoding CBS domain-containing protein gives MEIAQLIAGRNASEIVTCNAGQPVSEAIAILASKRIGALPVMENGSVAGIFSERDVVYRMADEGTSCLEKLVGQVMTAPAITVEKSTTVLEALALMTRRRIRHLPVTDNGAFVGFLSIGDLVKSRIDEVEHEAQAMRDYIQTA, from the coding sequence ATGGAAATCGCTCAGCTTATTGCAGGACGGAACGCGTCCGAGATCGTCACCTGCAATGCAGGCCAGCCGGTGAGCGAGGCGATAGCAATCCTCGCCAGCAAGCGGATCGGCGCCTTGCCGGTTATGGAGAACGGTTCGGTTGCAGGGATTTTCTCCGAACGCGATGTGGTTTACCGCATGGCAGATGAAGGCACGTCCTGCCTCGAAAAGCTCGTTGGCCAAGTCATGACGGCTCCTGCGATCACCGTCGAAAAGTCCACCACGGTCTTGGAAGCGTTGGCGCTTATGACTCGGCGTCGCATTCGCCACCTTCCAGTCACTGACAACGGAGCCTTCGTCGGCTTCCTGTCGATTGGAGACCTGGTCAAATCGCGCATCGATGAAGTCGAACATGAGGCACAGGCCATGCGCGATTATATCCAGACCGCTTGA